The proteins below come from a single uncultured Dethiosulfovibrio sp. genomic window:
- the alaS gene encoding alanine--tRNA ligase produces the protein MKWRSGREIRQLFIDFWVSKGAHHYDSFSLVPEDPTLLFTIAGMVPFKKYYLGIAEPDFPSAVTSQKCVRTNDIDNVGRTARHHTFFEMLGNFSWGGYFKRESITWGWEFLTEVIGLDGDRMYVTIYNDDQEAFDIWHKEVGVPEDHILRFGEEENFWFMGPTGPCGPDSEILYDQGPSFSCGPDCAPGCDCDRYLEIWNHVFTQYDRQDDGSLLPLPRKNIDTGMGLERLTSLVQGVANDFETDLFKPIMDQVCSMAGISYGDSPQGDMAAKVISDHIRAVAFMIADGILPANDGQGYVLRRLLRRAARYGRLIGLKGAFLTELLPKVLEIMGDPYRELKDNRLTVEQIVSVEEKRFGRTLEQGSDLLHSEIEALAAEGEATLSGVVAFELYDTYGYPLELTMEICQEKGIVVDEEGFRGEMEAQRQRARASSKQANSVMTGDLYAALLASHGPTPFVGYSSLCCESEITAILVDGELVQSAKVGDDVEIVLSRTPFYGERGGQVGDSGVVKGKGFFVEIDDTIHPAGDLSVHRGKVVEGEISVGSSVEASVDRDKRDSVAKNHTATHLLHEALVRVVGGHVRQNGSLVSDRFLRFDYTHFEPLEPSDLDEVELLVNQEIQGNTSLEVEETDLATAKDRGAKALFEEKYGDKVRVVSVGDFSSELCGGIHVGSTGEIGLLKILTDESIGSGIRRITAVTGMNAFRNYQNMTSTMKELSAKLGVRPARLVEKVEAMEADNRELSKEIQRYSLKSAMEELRRKVVKIELPGGVSLYSASIDGIDTDQLREIGDSIKDRDPRSVVLLASSDEERTQMICMLGVDSVKSGLHAGKIVKEVASLFGGKGGGKPNMAQAGGPKSDKIKEAFDQAPSILKGFLPC, from the coding sequence ATGAAGTGGAGAAGTGGCAGGGAAATACGCCAGCTGTTTATAGATTTCTGGGTCTCCAAGGGAGCCCACCATTACGATAGTTTTTCATTGGTCCCAGAGGACCCTACGTTGCTTTTCACCATAGCGGGCATGGTACCTTTCAAGAAATACTACCTAGGCATAGCGGAGCCCGATTTTCCAAGCGCCGTTACCTCCCAAAAGTGCGTCAGGACCAACGATATAGACAACGTAGGCAGGACGGCGAGACACCATACCTTCTTCGAGATGTTGGGCAACTTCAGCTGGGGAGGGTATTTCAAGAGGGAATCCATAACCTGGGGATGGGAGTTTCTCACCGAGGTGATTGGCCTGGACGGAGACAGAATGTACGTCACCATATACAACGACGACCAGGAGGCTTTCGACATATGGCATAAAGAGGTAGGGGTGCCGGAGGACCACATTCTCCGGTTCGGCGAGGAGGAGAACTTCTGGTTTATGGGACCGACAGGTCCCTGTGGTCCCGATTCAGAGATCCTATACGATCAGGGACCGAGTTTTTCCTGCGGACCTGACTGCGCTCCAGGCTGCGACTGCGACAGATATCTGGAGATATGGAACCACGTCTTCACCCAATACGACAGGCAGGACGACGGGTCCCTTCTTCCTCTGCCAAGAAAGAATATCGATACTGGAATGGGTCTGGAGAGGTTGACCTCCCTGGTACAGGGCGTCGCCAACGACTTCGAGACCGATCTCTTTAAGCCTATAATGGACCAGGTATGTTCCATGGCGGGAATATCCTACGGCGACAGCCCTCAGGGCGATATGGCCGCCAAGGTTATCTCCGACCACATCAGGGCGGTGGCCTTTATGATCGCCGACGGCATACTTCCCGCCAACGACGGCCAGGGCTACGTCCTCAGGCGGCTTCTAAGAAGGGCCGCCAGGTACGGCAGGCTCATCGGCCTGAAGGGAGCGTTCCTCACCGAACTTCTCCCGAAGGTCCTTGAGATAATGGGAGACCCTTACAGGGAACTAAAGGATAACAGGCTTACCGTAGAGCAGATCGTCTCGGTGGAGGAGAAGAGGTTCGGCAGGACCTTAGAACAGGGCAGCGACCTGCTTCACAGCGAGATAGAGGCTCTAGCCGCTGAAGGTGAAGCCACCCTTTCCGGGGTAGTGGCCTTTGAGCTTTACGATACCTACGGTTACCCTCTGGAGCTTACTATGGAGATATGTCAGGAAAAGGGTATCGTCGTGGACGAGGAGGGCTTTAGAGGGGAGATGGAGGCCCAGAGGCAGAGGGCCAGGGCGTCCAGCAAACAGGCAAACTCGGTTATGACAGGCGACCTGTACGCCGCGCTCCTTGCTTCCCATGGCCCCACTCCTTTCGTGGGATATAGCTCTCTGTGCTGTGAGAGCGAGATAACCGCTATATTGGTCGACGGAGAGTTGGTCCAGTCCGCAAAGGTGGGGGACGATGTGGAGATAGTGCTCTCCAGGACCCCTTTCTACGGAGAAAGAGGAGGTCAGGTCGGCGATAGCGGCGTCGTTAAAGGGAAGGGCTTTTTCGTCGAGATCGACGACACGATCCATCCTGCAGGAGACCTGTCGGTCCACAGGGGGAAGGTCGTGGAGGGAGAGATATCCGTTGGATCTTCCGTAGAGGCGTCGGTTGACCGGGATAAGCGGGACTCGGTGGCTAAAAACCATACCGCCACCCACCTCCTCCACGAGGCTTTGGTCAGGGTTGTAGGGGGCCACGTAAGACAGAACGGCTCTTTGGTCTCAGACCGATTCCTTCGTTTCGACTATACTCATTTTGAGCCTCTGGAGCCATCGGATCTAGACGAAGTTGAACTGCTGGTAAACCAGGAGATCCAGGGCAATACGTCTTTAGAGGTCGAGGAAACCGATCTGGCTACCGCCAAAGACAGAGGAGCTAAGGCCCTCTTTGAGGAGAAATACGGAGATAAGGTTCGGGTCGTATCGGTAGGGGACTTTTCCTCCGAACTGTGCGGCGGCATTCACGTGGGTTCCACCGGAGAGATAGGTCTTCTTAAAATTTTAACCGACGAGAGTATCGGCTCAGGTATCAGGAGGATCACCGCTGTCACAGGAATGAACGCCTTCAGGAACTACCAGAACATGACCTCAACGATGAAAGAGCTTTCCGCCAAGCTAGGGGTTCGTCCTGCTCGGCTGGTCGAGAAAGTGGAGGCTATGGAAGCGGATAACAGAGAGCTCTCTAAGGAAATACAGCGCTATTCCCTTAAATCCGCCATGGAGGAGCTTCGTCGGAAGGTGGTCAAGATAGAGCTTCCCGGTGGGGTGTCCCTCTACAGTGCTTCCATAGACGGCATTGATACCGATCAGCTCAGGGAGATAGGGGACAGCATAAAGGACAGAGATCCACGTTCGGTGGTATTGCTGGCCTCTAGCGACGAAGAGAGGACCCAAATGATATGTATGCTAGGGGTCGATTCGGTAAAATCGGGACTCCACGCAGGAAAGATAGTGAAGGAAGTGGCCTCTTTGTTCGGAGGTAAAGGAGGAGGAAAGCCCAATATGGCCCAGGCGGGAGGACCTAAGTCCGATAAGATCAAAGAGGCTTTCGATCAGGCGCCCTCCATATTGAAAGGCTTTTTACCTTGCTAG
- a CDS encoding amidohydrolase, translating into MSRLLFKEVLVLDGSMDRARKVDLTVSEGIIEAISEPGSLTGDEVIDCRGKKALIPGFVNCHTHAAMVLLRGLGEERPLKQWLEESIWPVEANLNPERVYWGTKSALLEMASTGTVCFGDMYFEMDQVARAAKEGGMKCGLCRGLIGDDPIRLNQGLDLADTFKDDADVTVQLGPHAPYTVPLEALKGISQAACERGLSVHFHYLEAEWEKGYIQDQFGLSTMDYLDRSGLLSVRGLILAHGVWIPKEDIPELASKAVTVVHNPGSNLKLGSGIAPIREMMDSGLSVALGTDGAASNNRLDMWDEMRSTALIHKGVLKDPTVVTARQVIESATYNGYRALGFTNSGRVAQGWNADLAFIDLDGPNYIGADEDNLGMFLVYAGSSKDVEGTMSKGRWIYRTGEFPGLDVEEIVTKAAISRADMVRR; encoded by the coding sequence ATGTCCAGGCTGCTGTTTAAAGAGGTTCTCGTCCTGGACGGATCTATGGACAGGGCTCGAAAGGTCGATCTTACGGTCTCGGAGGGGATTATAGAGGCCATATCGGAGCCAGGCTCTCTGACCGGCGACGAGGTTATAGACTGCCGGGGTAAAAAGGCCCTTATTCCGGGTTTCGTCAACTGTCATACCCACGCCGCCATGGTCCTACTCAGAGGTCTAGGGGAGGAACGGCCCCTCAAACAGTGGCTGGAGGAAAGCATCTGGCCTGTAGAGGCGAACCTAAACCCAGAGAGGGTCTACTGGGGAACTAAGTCAGCACTGCTGGAGATGGCCTCCACCGGCACGGTGTGTTTCGGCGATATGTATTTCGAGATGGACCAAGTCGCCAGAGCCGCCAAAGAAGGGGGCATGAAGTGCGGTTTATGCCGGGGGCTTATAGGCGACGACCCAATCAGGCTGAACCAGGGCCTTGATCTGGCGGATACCTTTAAAGACGATGCCGACGTTACCGTACAGCTCGGTCCTCACGCTCCTTACACCGTCCCACTAGAGGCTCTCAAAGGCATCTCCCAGGCGGCCTGTGAAAGAGGGCTATCGGTCCATTTTCACTACCTTGAGGCGGAGTGGGAGAAGGGCTATATTCAGGATCAGTTTGGCCTGTCCACTATGGACTATCTGGACAGATCGGGCCTTCTTTCCGTCCGTGGGCTCATTCTGGCCCACGGAGTCTGGATACCTAAAGAGGATATCCCAGAACTGGCCTCCAAGGCGGTTACTGTGGTCCACAACCCCGGCAGCAACCTCAAACTAGGCAGCGGTATTGCCCCGATCAGGGAGATGATGGACTCTGGGCTTTCGGTGGCGCTAGGTACCGACGGAGCGGCCAGCAATAACAGGCTGGATATGTGGGATGAGATGAGGTCTACCGCACTGATACACAAAGGGGTTCTCAAAGATCCTACGGTGGTAACGGCGAGACAGGTGATAGAATCGGCGACCTATAACGGATATCGTGCCCTTGGTTTTACTAACTCCGGAAGGGTAGCCCAGGGCTGGAACGCCGACTTGGCCTTTATAGATCTTGACGGCCCTAACTACATAGGGGCCGACGAGGATAACCTGGGGATGTTTTTGGTCTACGCAGGATCCTCTAAGGACGTAGAGGGCACCATGTCCAAGGGCAGATGGATCTACAGGACCGGCGAGTTTCCAGGGCTGGACGTAGAGGAGATAGTCACAAAGGCAGCGATTTCAAGGGCGGATATGGTCCGCCGTTAG
- the efp gene encoding elongation factor P → MAQVVDTSKFYPGIKISWQNGMWEVVEFQHHKMGRGGAVVKTKLRNIDTGSIIENSFRSGEKFDRIVFEQKAAQFLYQEGDSYVFMDMENYDQVYLSSDTLGRAVKYLIDNLEVTLETFGERIMGVELPNSVVLKIVDTSPNFKGDTASGGGKPAVTETGLTVTVPMFVEVGEDIVVDTRTGDYLERAKK, encoded by the coding sequence ATGGCACAAGTCGTTGATACAAGCAAGTTTTACCCCGGTATAAAGATATCCTGGCAAAATGGAATGTGGGAAGTCGTGGAGTTTCAGCATCACAAGATGGGAAGAGGCGGAGCGGTGGTAAAGACCAAGCTCAGAAACATAGACACCGGATCCATCATAGAGAACTCCTTCCGTTCGGGCGAAAAATTCGACAGAATAGTTTTCGAGCAGAAGGCCGCTCAATTTCTGTACCAGGAAGGCGATAGCTACGTCTTTATGGACATGGAGAACTACGACCAGGTGTACCTTTCCAGCGATACCCTGGGGCGAGCTGTAAAATACCTTATAGACAACCTTGAGGTTACCCTTGAGACCTTCGGAGAGAGGATTATGGGAGTGGAGCTTCCTAACAGCGTAGTTCTCAAGATCGTGGATACCAGCCCTAACTTTAAGGGAGATACCGCCTCAGGCGGCGGAAAACCGGCGGTCACCGAGACCGGTCTGACCGTAACGGTCCCTATGTTCGTCGAGGTAGGAGAGGATATAGTGGTGGATACCCGAACTGGAGATTATCTGGAGAGAGCGAAGAAGTAG
- the ruvX gene encoding Holliday junction resolvase RuvX, translating to MLDRIVALDMGTVRIGVAISDPLGSFAQGVGVWDAQGDWLSQLGELLTTTKASKAVIGLPMRENGTKGPSAERVELEVERIKEAFPGLDIVMWDERYTSTIANRILIEGDVSRKKRKGQVDKVAATVILQGYLDSLRR from the coding sequence TTGCTAGATAGGATCGTCGCTTTAGATATGGGAACCGTCCGTATAGGCGTTGCCATCAGTGACCCTCTGGGATCTTTCGCCCAGGGGGTCGGGGTCTGGGACGCTCAGGGAGATTGGCTATCCCAGTTAGGGGAGCTTTTGACCACTACCAAGGCATCAAAGGCGGTTATAGGGCTCCCTATGAGGGAGAACGGAACTAAAGGCCCCTCCGCCGAAAGGGTGGAGCTGGAGGTTGAGAGGATAAAAGAGGCCTTTCCCGGTCTGGATATAGTCATGTGGGACGAGAGGTATACCTCCACCATAGCGAATAGAATTCTCATAGAGGGAGATGTCTCCAGGAAGAAGAGAAAGGGCCAGGTGGATAAAGTAGCCGCCACCGTCATTCTCCAGGGATATCTGGATTCCCTGAGGAGGTGA
- the xseA gene encoding exodeoxyribonuclease VII large subunit, whose product MRKNELPTSPISVDSLSILIKETIESTSELARVAVRGEISDLKRHSSGHCYFTLSGRDSRISGVLFRSDAASVLKWPQPGDEVLVGGRISTYPQRGTYQLYAKRMMPLGRGAADRAKEEAIEILSREGLFDVAKKRPIEAYPSRICCITSPTGAAVKDVLKVSGERNRSVDVTIIPCLVQGLEAPESIVKAFSLVRGLSVDTVLLVRGGGSRDDLVPFDDLDVVRVIASCPVPVVTGIGHQVDMTLADMAADLRCATPSEAAEASVPSSKAMLSLLDHKLYQLMKAALSGVERSRGDLDYRESRLDRLITRSIYEGSSKVDLLDKELILSIKSALSTQKTRLAELSAGLFGVSPVSTLARGFIACRDGVNTPIKSIDQVKGGDLLYLDLVDGVIQCEVKSVEPIKRGELSYGAGDL is encoded by the coding sequence TTGAGAAAAAACGAGTTGCCGACCTCCCCTATATCGGTGGATTCTCTCTCCATCCTGATAAAAGAGACCATAGAATCCACCTCCGAGCTGGCGAGAGTGGCGGTCAGAGGCGAAATTTCCGATCTTAAGAGGCATTCCAGCGGACATTGCTATTTCACCTTATCCGGTAGAGATAGCCGAATTTCCGGTGTCCTATTCCGGTCCGATGCCGCCTCTGTTTTGAAGTGGCCCCAACCTGGCGATGAGGTCCTGGTAGGAGGTCGAATTTCGACCTATCCCCAAAGGGGCACATACCAGCTATACGCCAAGAGGATGATGCCCCTTGGAAGAGGTGCGGCGGACAGAGCTAAAGAGGAGGCCATAGAGATCCTCTCCAGAGAGGGCCTTTTCGACGTCGCTAAAAAACGTCCTATAGAGGCCTATCCCAGCCGGATATGCTGTATAACGTCCCCTACAGGGGCAGCTGTAAAGGATGTCCTCAAGGTTTCGGGGGAGAGAAATCGATCGGTGGATGTCACGATAATTCCCTGTTTGGTTCAGGGCCTGGAGGCTCCAGAAAGCATCGTGAAGGCTTTTTCCCTGGTCAGAGGGCTATCGGTTGATACTGTCCTTCTCGTTAGAGGTGGGGGAAGCAGGGACGATCTGGTTCCCTTCGACGACCTAGATGTAGTTAGGGTGATTGCCTCCTGCCCTGTTCCGGTCGTAACAGGCATAGGCCATCAGGTGGATATGACCCTCGCCGATATGGCCGCCGATCTTCGCTGTGCCACCCCCTCTGAGGCGGCGGAGGCTTCGGTCCCTAGCTCTAAGGCGATGCTTTCCCTTTTGGATCATAAGCTTTACCAGCTTATGAAAGCTGCCCTATCCGGGGTTGAGCGCTCTAGAGGGGATCTAGATTACCGTGAATCACGGCTGGATCGACTTATCACCAGATCCATCTACGAAGGTAGTTCTAAGGTTGACCTGCTGGATAAAGAGCTTATCCTATCGATAAAATCGGCCCTTTCCACCCAAAAGACCAGGCTGGCGGAGCTTTCCGCCGGTCTATTTGGCGTTTCCCCTGTGTCCACCTTGGCAAGAGGTTTTATCGCCTGTAGAGATGGGGTGAATACTCCGATCAAGTCTATCGATCAGGTAAAAGGGGGAGACCTTTTATACTTGGATCTCGTCGATGGTGTTATTCAGTGCGAGGTCAAGTCCGTTGAGCCCATAAAGAGAGGAGAACTATCCTATGGTGCCGGAGACCTTTAA
- the nusB gene encoding transcription antitermination factor NusB translates to MSKKPPHHKKHMAREIALQLLYSMDVTKNMEPDRSLDNFDFEQFDPEQEDVKREVASIVKGVVDNLVTIDNMINRNVVGWRADRMVAVDRAAIRMAIYEGMVARSIPVAVAISEAISMAKVFGTDESGKFVNGVLAKVLKASDLAE, encoded by the coding sequence TTGAGTAAAAAGCCGCCTCACCACAAAAAGCACATGGCAAGGGAAATAGCTCTGCAACTTCTGTACAGTATGGATGTGACCAAGAACATGGAGCCTGATCGATCGCTGGATAATTTTGATTTCGAACAGTTTGATCCCGAGCAGGAAGATGTAAAGCGAGAGGTAGCCTCAATAGTGAAAGGTGTTGTGGACAACTTAGTCACCATAGATAACATGATAAACCGTAACGTCGTCGGATGGAGAGCCGACAGGATGGTCGCAGTGGATAGAGCCGCCATAAGGATGGCCATATACGAGGGGATGGTCGCTAGGTCTATTCCTGTAGCGGTAGCTATATCGGAGGCGATTTCTATGGCCAAGGTGTTCGGAACCGACGAATCGGGAAAATTCGTGAACGGAGTTCTGGCCAAGGTCTTGAAAGCCTCCGATCTAGCGGAGTAG
- a CDS encoding adenosylhomocysteinase gives MKNFSVADIDLAPSGSQKLDWAWQYMPVLSSLEERYRDERPFEGIKLAACLHLEAKTACLLRTFSRLGAEVYAAGSNPLSTQDDVCAALVKEGIHVYSHRGMTSDEYFSYLKNVLDFGPEVIVDDGADLIATLLEERQDLIPNVRGGSEETTSGIKRLKAMEREGILPFPMISVNDADSKYLFDNRYGTGQSVWDGVMRTTNSLIAGKVVVVAGYGWCGRGVAMRGKALGARVIVTEIDPHRAFEALMDGHEVMTMEAAASLGDIFLTLTGNVDVISSSHMAKMKDGVILGNAGHFDVEISKADLSSMATDVYEVRPNVTCYKMASGNRLYLLGEGRLVNLAAGDGHPIEIMDLSFALQLMSALHVSRNYGDMKPGLYPVPEDIDLMVVSTKLDSLGVALDRLTSAQEEYMEGWKE, from the coding sequence ATGAAAAATTTCTCAGTTGCCGATATAGATCTGGCTCCATCGGGGTCACAGAAACTGGATTGGGCCTGGCAGTATATGCCTGTTCTGTCCTCTCTAGAGGAAAGATACAGGGATGAGAGGCCCTTTGAGGGCATAAAACTGGCGGCCTGTCTCCATCTGGAGGCCAAGACCGCCTGCCTCCTTCGGACTTTCTCCAGGCTGGGGGCGGAGGTCTACGCCGCTGGAAGCAACCCTCTATCGACCCAGGACGACGTCTGTGCCGCCCTGGTGAAAGAGGGAATCCATGTCTATAGCCACAGAGGAATGACCTCGGATGAGTATTTTTCCTACCTGAAGAACGTTCTCGACTTTGGCCCTGAGGTTATCGTCGACGACGGTGCCGATCTCATAGCCACACTGCTGGAGGAGAGACAGGACCTGATACCTAACGTCCGTGGCGGCTCTGAGGAAACTACCTCGGGGATAAAGAGGCTTAAGGCCATGGAAAGAGAGGGGATACTTCCCTTTCCTATGATATCGGTCAACGATGCCGACAGTAAATACCTCTTCGATAACCGCTACGGCACCGGTCAGTCGGTATGGGACGGGGTTATGAGGACAACCAACAGTCTTATTGCTGGCAAGGTCGTGGTGGTCGCTGGCTACGGCTGGTGTGGAAGAGGGGTAGCCATGAGAGGCAAGGCTTTAGGGGCCAGGGTTATAGTCACCGAGATAGATCCCCACCGGGCCTTCGAGGCACTGATGGACGGCCACGAGGTAATGACCATGGAGGCCGCCGCCTCTTTAGGGGATATATTCCTGACCTTGACGGGCAATGTCGACGTTATATCCTCCAGCCATATGGCCAAGATGAAAGACGGGGTTATACTCGGCAACGCCGGTCACTTTGACGTAGAGATATCCAAAGCGGACCTCAGTTCCATGGCCACCGATGTATACGAGGTTCGCCCTAACGTTACCTGCTATAAAATGGCCTCAGGCAACAGGCTCTATCTCCTTGGAGAGGGCCGGCTGGTGAATTTAGCCGCTGGGGACGGTCACCCTATAGAGATTATGGACCTGAGCTTCGCCCTTCAGCTCATGTCGGCTCTTCACGTTTCCCGAAACTACGGAGATATGAAGCCGGGTCTATATCCTGTTCCTGAGGATATAGACCTGATGGTGGTCTCGACTAAGCTGGATTCTTTAGGGGTAGCCCTTGATCGGCTCACCTCCGCTCAGGAGGAATACATGGAAGGCTGGAAAGAGTGA
- a CDS encoding Asp23/Gls24 family envelope stress response protein, giving the protein MDEMSSAVETEMAEVVDVDKAIDEAERETLSEVSGKVHISEDVITELARQSLVKISGIQPASSSIASKLGLGRKVTEGVKVSIDEGDSPSISVDAFVMVKYGLRIPDLAWDVQETIKNELESMTGYTVNYVNIYVQGVYFNDPKTDTSLEETTPSDKSVGDLSPDGKTDGHPSVLPEDQG; this is encoded by the coding sequence ATGGATGAGATGAGTAGTGCCGTTGAGACCGAGATGGCAGAGGTCGTCGACGTCGATAAAGCCATAGATGAGGCGGAGAGAGAAACCCTCTCCGAGGTATCTGGGAAGGTCCATATCTCCGAGGATGTAATCACAGAGCTGGCGAGACAGTCTTTGGTCAAAATCTCTGGGATACAGCCCGCAAGTTCGAGTATAGCCTCTAAGCTAGGCCTTGGACGAAAGGTAACCGAAGGGGTAAAGGTCTCTATCGACGAAGGCGATTCTCCCTCTATCTCCGTTGACGCTTTTGTAATGGTCAAATACGGTCTCAGAATTCCAGACCTCGCTTGGGATGTCCAGGAGACCATCAAGAACGAGCTGGAGTCTATGACGGGATACACGGTTAATTACGTGAACATATACGTTCAGGGCGTCTACTTCAACGACCCTAAGACCGATACTTCCCTGGAGGAAACCACTCCCTCCGATAAATCCGTCGGAGACCTTTCCCCCGACGGGAAAACCGATGGGCATCCTAGCGTGCTCCCGGAGGATCAGGGATAG
- the mtnA gene encoding S-methyl-5-thioribose-1-phosphate isomerase, whose protein sequence is MVPETFKWLDGELVLLDQRAIPWETCFVTCKTYEDVAKAISSMVVRGAPAIGVAAAYGMALASLAGEDMRRARETLLLSRPTAVNLRWALERMDSVIDRSPDDIIAMAQRLHREDLEINRAIGDNGEALVADGAVVLTHCNAGAIATAGWGTALGVIRSCRERGKRVKVYADETRPRLQGGLLTSWELMEDGFDVTVISDGMAAWLMKKVSVDCVIVGADRIAANGDTANKIGTYGLSLAAKAHGVPLYVAAPLSTFDLSLSSGDGIPIEERDGDEVRAPYGKRLLPEDVAVWNPAFDVTPGENVTAIITEVGVLRPPYGVSIAKAIKEI, encoded by the coding sequence ATGGTGCCGGAGACCTTTAAGTGGCTGGACGGAGAGCTTGTCCTGCTGGATCAGAGAGCGATTCCCTGGGAGACCTGCTTTGTTACCTGTAAGACCTACGAGGACGTCGCTAAGGCCATATCGTCTATGGTCGTGAGAGGAGCCCCTGCTATAGGGGTGGCTGCGGCCTACGGTATGGCCCTGGCGTCTTTGGCAGGGGAGGATATGAGGAGAGCGCGGGAGACCCTCCTCTTAAGTAGGCCGACGGCGGTAAACCTCCGTTGGGCTCTGGAGAGGATGGACTCGGTTATTGACCGATCCCCTGATGATATTATCGCCATGGCCCAGAGGCTTCACAGGGAGGATCTGGAGATAAACAGGGCCATCGGCGATAACGGCGAGGCCCTGGTCGCCGACGGAGCGGTTGTCTTAACCCACTGTAACGCCGGAGCCATTGCCACCGCTGGCTGGGGAACCGCCCTTGGGGTCATAAGGAGCTGTAGAGAGAGGGGCAAAAGAGTAAAGGTCTATGCCGACGAAACCAGGCCCAGGCTACAGGGAGGACTTCTCACCTCCTGGGAGCTTATGGAGGACGGCTTTGACGTTACTGTTATCTCCGACGGAATGGCGGCATGGCTGATGAAAAAGGTCAGTGTGGACTGTGTCATAGTGGGAGCGGACAGGATAGCCGCCAACGGCGATACCGCCAACAAGATAGGGACCTACGGCCTCTCTCTGGCCGCTAAAGCCCACGGAGTTCCCCTCTACGTCGCAGCTCCCCTCAGCACCTTCGATCTATCCCTATCCTCCGGTGACGGTATTCCCATAGAGGAGCGGGATGGAGACGAGGTTCGTGCCCCCTACGGGAAAAGGCTGCTTCCCGAGGACGTAGCGGTATGGAACCCCGCCTTTGACGTTACCCCTGGGGAGAACGTCACCGCCATAATAACCGAGGTAGGGGTTCTCAGACCTCCCTACGGTGTGTCCATAGCGAAAGCCATAAAAGAAATATAA
- a CDS encoding CD1247 N-terminal domain-containing protein: MSAREKIAYIKGLLDAGKPKEGFDMTLYGAIVDALDAVVDQVEDQEECLAELVDEMMDLVEYCEAIGEELGALDEDWEDQDYYEEDDLMPSEEDGQMDLYESILCPFCSTMFYYRPDLFKEDDLINCPNCKRTFAPSEVELEEE, from the coding sequence ATGAGTGCGAGGGAAAAGATAGCCTATATCAAAGGATTGCTTGATGCAGGAAAGCCGAAGGAGGGTTTTGACATGACCCTCTACGGTGCCATAGTGGATGCCCTCGACGCCGTCGTTGACCAGGTGGAGGATCAGGAAGAATGTCTTGCCGAACTGGTGGACGAGATGATGGACCTGGTGGAGTACTGTGAGGCAATCGGAGAGGAGCTAGGAGCCCTCGACGAGGATTGGGAAGATCAGGATTACTACGAAGAGGATGATCTTATGCCCTCCGAGGAAGATGGGCAGATGGATCTTTACGAGTCGATTCTGTGCCCCTTCTGTTCCACTATGTTTTACTATCGGCCGGATCTATTTAAGGAAGACGATCTGATTAATTGCCCTAACTGTAAGAGGACTTTTGCCCCCTCGGAGGTTGAGCTTGAGGAGGAATGA